A genome region from Bufo gargarizans isolate SCDJY-AF-19 chromosome 2, ASM1485885v1, whole genome shotgun sequence includes the following:
- the MED7 gene encoding mediator of RNA polymerase II transcription subunit 7, with protein sequence MGEPQQVSALPLPPVQYIKEYTDDNVRKGLVPKPPPPVKDSYMMFGNQFQCDDLIIRPLESQGIERLHPQQFDHKKELRKLNMSILVNFLDLLDILIRSPGSIKREEKLEDLKLLFVHMHHLINEYRPHQARETLRVMMEVQKRQRLETAERFQKHLERVVEMIQNCLSSLPDDLPLPDSGVTIKTEPMEMQEPSIDQQDITPEASSSGKEMVDKDAAMCVIIDEMT encoded by the coding sequence ATGGGTGAGCCCCAGCAAGTAAGCGCCTTGCCTCTTCCACCTGTGCAGTACATCAAAGAATATACAGATGACAATGTTCGCAAAGGATTAGTCCCTAAACCACCCCCTCCAGTGAAGGACAGCTACATGATGTTTGGGAACCAGTTTCAGTGTGATGACCTGATAATCCGACCCCTGGAGAGTCAGGGTATTGAACGACTCCATCCTCAGCAGTTTGACCACAAAAAAGAGCTGAGAAAACTCAATATGTCCATCCTGGTCAACTTCCTAGATCTGCTAGATATTTTGATTAGAAGCCCTGGTAGTATAAAGCGTGAGGAGAAGCTGGAAGACCTTAAGCTGCTGTTTGTTCACATGCATCACCTTATTAATGAGTATCGGCCTCACCAAGCCCGCGAGACCCTCCGAGTGATGATGGAAGTGCAGAAAAGACAGCGCTTGGAGACAGCTGAGAGGTTTCAGAAGCACCTGGAGAGGGTGGTGGAGATGATACAAAACTGTTTGTCCTCGTTGCCGGATGACCTGCCTTTGCCTGACAGTGGAGTCACCATTAAGACTGAACCTATGGAGATGCAGGAACCTAGTATAGACCAGCAGGACATTACTCCAGAGGCATCCTCTTCTGGTAAAGAGATGGTAGATAAAGATGCAGCCATGTGTGTCATTATTGATGAGATGACATAA